A genomic stretch from Helianthus annuus cultivar XRQ/B chromosome 1, HanXRQr2.0-SUNRISE, whole genome shotgun sequence includes:
- the LOC110886612 gene encoding CAAX prenyl protease 2, whose product MESNGGAGVVPAPAAIVALFAPTVVSLLVCCAFILPIKRWNMSYLLSAYGIHLHHPLSIQFFTAHMNHLLEYYMQQNSCLLKASMVVGFQLGYTVIFGSYASFSFVRTGHIAAPLGVDLNHCLTAAEFKCHDEFNYFSATGNC is encoded by the exons ATGGAGTCAAACGGCGGCGCCGGTGTAGTTCCGGCACCAGCAGCAATCGTAGCTTTATTTGCGCCGACCGTGGTTTCGCTTCTTGTCTGCTGCGCCTTTATTCTTCCT ATAAAGAGGTGGAACATGTCATACTTGCTTAGTGCCTATGGCATCCATCTACACCATCCTTTGAGTATTCAATTTTTTACAGCTCACATGAACCATTTGTTGGAGTACTACATGCAACAAAATTCGTGCTTGCTGAAAGCTTCCATGGTTGTAG GTTTTCAGCTTGGATACACTGTGATATTTGGGTCATATGCATCATTTTCCTTTGTCCGCACTG GACACATAGCAGCACCACTTGGTGTTGACTTGAACCATTGTCTAACAGCTGCTGAGTTTAAATGTCATGATGAATTTAATTACTTTAGCGCTACTGGTAACTGTTAG
- the LOC110886607 gene encoding disease resistance protein RGA2 — protein sequence MGDAAVSALVKDVIGRLTSELIKEFALIRGFKGDILRLKKDFEEIQAVLEDAEEKHIKEKAVELWLQRLRSASFKVENVLDDISTEALLRGLHKEIDIERGIKIGIKYKVRASFSKFKFRVAAHKVKAIRSILDDIASRRFDLKLTDSDTSHVDVGVEGEMPNRETSSLILDSSKNLGRDEEVEMVTRTICNKDIGKYENGEIRVYGIWGMGGMGKTTLAQLVYNHTSVDQYFDLRSWVYVSEHFQVKEIIKGIITSIDKRECTLPHLDVLQESLQSKLREKKFLIVLDDVWAEEDEKEKWERLSGTLSCGAEGSIVVMTTRLERTCQMMAKVGELRHQLGCLSEEKSWLLFKKHAFAQGRVGDDERNLEPIGREIVVKCKGLPLAVKTLGSLMWSKSSSNDWQRVKDSNIWNLQENNVLPALKLSYNNLTPHVKRCFSYFCLFPKGHELKKDELILLWVANGFIPPREETDNLYVIGEEIFNCLIWKSLFQVEKGSEYLDGIDRCKMHDLVHDMARHVMRHDCLVIEPACNEDGIPNEVLHLSSSCPDKKLILSSEDLGKLTSLRSIFMFGEGDEGFISQLFNHVYVRVLHLAFTKLWTLPESICKLKHLRYLNLSMSSIEALPESIMYLRNLQVLILCYCRRLRKLPESICKLRYLKYLTLIGSGIIVLPDGLKDMISLQRLDINHCFSLRHLPPGIEKLTSLRMLPRFPVGKERGAKIRELGDLNLLEGELKIEGLKNVGGLSEAKSANLICKTNLSMLALTWSNMCINWEESTPERFPYMEEEVLEGLEPNPSLEILKVENYMGKTISPSWMDNLRNLVEIVFCECKNTERLPPLGRFPSLRVIQLMPMHSLKCFHDDDINMSVDNNDMFICLQRLEIIGCWKLISLPDNLPKLEDIELKGCVKLISLPCNLPSIRKMKFEYCDGLLSLPDEIQSFKDLNKLEIRRCKHLSKRCKRNTGEDWHKISHIPDLSIQPPFPWGVSRDDDDDDDSDDEEEEEIDQ from the exons ATGGGAGATGCAGCTGTTTCGGCTCTTGTGAAGGATGTGATAGGGAGACTCACTTCTGAACTCATCAAAGAGTTTGCTCTAATTCGGGGGTTCAAGGGCGATATTTTGCGTCTGAAGAAAGATTTTGAGGAGATCCAGGCTGTTCTTGAAGATGCAGAAGAGAAACACATCAAGGAAAAGGCTGTAGAGTTATGGCTTCAGCGTCTTAGATCTGCATCGTTCAAGGTAGAAAATGTGCTGGATGATATCTCAACTGAAGCTTTGCTACGAGGTCTACACAAAGAGATAGACATCGAAAGAGGAATCAAAATAGGCATCAAATACAAGGTAAGAGCCTCATTCTCCAAATTTAAGTTTCGTGTCGCTGCTCACAAAGTTAAAGCCATAAGATCAATACTGGATGACATAGCATCCAGGAGATTTGACTTAAAGTTGACCGATAGTGACACAAGTCATGTAGATGTGGGAGTTGAAGGTGAGATGCCTAATAGGGAAACTAGCTCGCTTATACTTGATTCTTCAAAAAATTTAGGAAGAGATGAAGAGGTGGAGATGGTAACTAGAACGATATGCAACAAGGATATAGGAAAGTATGAGAATGGTGAGATTCGGGTGTATGGTATATGGGGTATGGGAGGCATGGGAAAGACTACTCTTGCTCAATTAGTCTATAATCATACGAGTGTTGATCAATATTTCGACTTACGATCTTGGGTGTATGTCTCTGAACACTTCCAAGTTAAAGAGATAATAAAAGGAATCATCACATCCATAGATAAACGTGAGTGTACACTTCCACATCTAGATGTGTTGCAAGAGTCCCTTCAAAGCAAGTTAAGGGAAAAGAAATTTTTAATTGTACTAGATGACGTTTGGGCTGAAGAGGACGAAAAGGAAAAGTGGGAAAGATTAAGTGGAACATTAAGTTGTGGGGCAGAAGGAAGTATTGTTGTGATGACAACACGGTTGGAGAGAACTTGTCAAATGATGGCTAAGGTTGGCGAGCTACGACATCAATTGGGATGTTTATCAGAAGAGAAGTCATGGTTATTATTCAAGAAGCATGCATTTGCACAAGGAAGAGTGGGGGATGACGAACGTAACCTAGAGCCTATTGGAAGGGAAATAGTTGTGAAATGTAAGGGGCTGCCTTTGGCGGTGAAGACTTTAGGCAGCTTAATGTGGTCAAAAAGTAGTAGCAACGACTGGCAACGTGTGAAAGACAGTAACATATGGAACTTACAAGAAAATAATGTCTTGCCTGCTTTAAAGTTAAGTTATAATAACTTGACTCCACATGTAAAGAGatgtttttcttatttttgtttGTTTCCTAAAGGCCATGAACTAAAAAAAGATGAACTGATCTTGTTGTGGGTAGCAAACGGTTTCATTCCGCCCAGAGAAGAAACAGACAACTTGTATGTGATAGGGGAAGAGATTTTTAATTGTTTGATTTGGAAATCCCTCTTCCAGGTTGAGAAGGGTAGCGAATATTTGGATGGTATTGACAGATGTAAAATGCATGATCTAGTGCATGACATGGCACGGCATGTAATGAGACATGATTGTCTAGTTATAGAGCCTGCTTGTAATGAGGATGGAATCCCAAATGAGGTGCTTCATTTGAGCTCGTCATGTCCAGATAAAAAGTTAATTTTATCATCTGAGGATTTAGGAAAATTAACATCGTTAAGGTCAATATTTATGTTTGGGGAGGGGGATGAAGGTTTCATTAGTCAACTTTTCAACCACGTGTATGTAAGGGTATTACACCTGGCTTTTACTAAGTTATGGACATTACCCGAATCAATCTGTAAACTCAAACATCTCAGATACTTGAATTTATCAATGTCAAGTATTGAAGCTTTACCGGAGTCGATTATGTATCTCCGAAACTTGCAAGTGTTGATTTTATGTTATTGTAGAAGATTGCGTAAATTGCCTGAATCGATTTGCAAGCTCAGATATCTGAAATACTTGACCTTAATAGGCTCGGGTATAATAGTTTTACCTGACGGCCTAAAAGACATGATTAGCCTTCAACGTTTGGACATCAATCATTGTTTTTCACTCAGGCATTTGCCACCTGGAATCGAGAAACTAACTAGTCTTCGAATGCTTCCACGATTTCCTGTTGGTAAGGAGAGAGGGGCCAAAATAAGGGAACTGGGGGATTTAAATCTTCTTGAGGGGGAGTTGAAGATAGAAGGACTTAAGAATGTTGGAGGTTTAAGTGAGGCCAAGAGTGCCAATCTCATATGCAAAACAAATCTGTCGATGTTGGCGTTAACATGGTCGAACATGTGCATCAACTGGGAAGAAAGTACACCAGAAAGGTTTCCATACATGGAAGAAGAGGTTCTTGAGGGATTAGAGCCAAATCCATCTTTAGAGATATTGAAAGTGGAGAATTACATGGGAAAGACCATTTCTCCAAGTTGGATGGACAATTTAAGGAATTTGGTTGAAATTGTTTTCTGTGAGTGTAAGAACACTGAGCGTCTTCCACCACTTGGGAGATTCCCCAGTCTTAGGGTTATTCAGTTGATGCCCATGCATTCTTTGAAGTGTTTTCATGATGACGATATAAACATGTCAGTAGACAACAACGATATGTTTATTTGTTTACAAAGATTAGAGATCATCGGGTGTTGGAAATTAATTTCTTTACCAGATAATCTTCCAAAACTGGAGGATATAGAATTGAAAGGTTGTGTGAAATTAATTTCTTTACCGTGTAACCTTCCAAGCATCAGAAAAATGAAATTTGAATATTGTGATGGATTACTTTCTCTACCGGATGAGATTCAGAGTTTCAAGGATCTAAACAAACTTGAGATAAGAAGATGTAAACATCTAAGTAAAAGGTGTAAAAGAAACACGGGTGAAGATTGGCATAAAATTTCTCACATTCCCGATCTAAGTATTCAACCTCCATT CCCTTGGGGAGTATctagagatgatgatgatgatgatgatagtgatgatgaagaagaagaagagattGACCAATGA